In the genome of Cyclopterus lumpus isolate fCycLum1 chromosome 19, fCycLum1.pri, whole genome shotgun sequence, the window AGGGATCCTGCCCCGGTCCACTGGGGGAGAACCTGAATCCAACAAATCATGCGTACATGCAGGTTAGTGGAGCAGATTATCTTTCTATGTTGTTATGAATATAACCGATTCATTATCTGAGGCTCAGTAGATTCACATCATTGTGTGCTGCTTGTGGACGATACCTATATAGTATTTGGTATTATCACTGAGGTGAACTGGTTGCTGTTGGAAGGTAACTAGGGACTGTAGATGGAAACTAGATTGAAAGAGAACATATATGCATCGATTTAACCAGAAAACAATTTTCATAATTAATCCAtattttttcaagcaaaaactTCCACACTTCATTGGTTGCAAGTTCTCACATGTGAGgatttgatgcttttctttgaGATGTCGgacaataaactgaatatatttaaGTTTTGACAGTCGAATAaaccaacacatttaaattcatGATCACGGGCTGTgggtaattattttttttatacacaaaaCATTATCAATTAGATTAATTAACAATGTTAATAGTCATTAGTTGCACTgctataaaacacatttaaaccatGCATGCTCTCGCACTGGCATGACCTGGAATAATTCATCTGAAAAATATTGAAAGTATTTGTCTGTCTTGGTATCTTTACATACAGAAATTGAGTATTTTAAAACTGTAATTATCAATCTAAatcctctgttttgtttttctcttttccagAGTTTACTGAAACATTACTACTCTGACCGAGTGGCAGCACCCTGCTGTGCCCCAACCAAAATGAGCCCATTAAGCATGCTGTACTACGAGAACAGAGAAATGCTCCTCCGACATCACGAGGACATGATTGTGGATGAATGTGGCTGCCAGTGACAGCTACGACCACCTCCAAACACGACCTGTGTTGCTGAGCGGTGCTCACGGCATAAAACATGCTGTACAGGAGCAGCCGAtgtctgaaaaacaaaaggaaacactTAGCTCGGAGGAAAAAGCTCTTTGACATTTGTCACTGTGCACTGTAAGATTGTATCTGATCCATGTGCAGAGATGGGATTTTAATTTACGATGTGAGCTCTAGTTTCTAAGGAGAACATTGTCATTTTAAGATGTGCTGAAATACAAAGTCAACAATAGCATCCAGCCTTCCAGTTGTGGGCAGATGTCACAATGTAATGTACAACTCTTTTTCTCTTGTCAATTTCATCAATGTAAACATGAAATGGCAATGTTGTTGAATATTCCAGCACTGTTTTTTATTCTACAGTACATTTGTGTAACTGTaaattaatgtatatttattgtaaatattaaataaattgtatttatgtacattttgcacatgtattatatatatgtgttatgtTTTATTACTTAGAGTTTATTAACAAAGGTTATTTTAAGCAGATATCTAACTATATCAAACTATAGAAtaccatatacatacacatacatatacattgtCACCTTGTGTAAAAGCACAGTTTTCTCATATTTGGCTTATGTTCTCACAAACACCACATACTTGCAAACATATCCACAAAACACAATGCGTGTCCGCCACATAGATTACGGACATATTTACCTTCAACTGTGTTATACAAAGGAACCAACACACCAAATAAGGTGGACTTTTCTAGTTTTAGAGTGTTTCAGTCATCAACGGTGCAACCTCAAAATACAGTATTGTATAGGAGATGAATATCCAGTAAATACTGTAGAGTGGCAGTTATAGTCCTAACAATGGTAAACTATTCACCTGAAGCCAGAGAGAGCTCATTGTATTCAAATCCTTTTGAAAATATTCTGACTAACCTGGAATTTGCCAGTCATGACTATTCAAACTATGAATAGTTGGCCAGCAGTCAGAGGTAAGACAACACTTAACTTCCTAATGCAAATATGTGGATGGGAAAAGTccatattcaaaatatatatataatgtatagaTCAAAGTAGAGAAACAGCCGGGGAAAAAAGTGATGTTCTTGTGTTTTCTTCAGATCTTTTAGAAAGGGATGAATATTtcgatttttaaaaagtaggaCTCAGATACTTTTGAATATGCAACATTGACCGACTAAAAATAAAACGGAATAGTTCATAATAAGTATTACGCCACTCCTTTTACTGATAATCTTTGTTCGTTAAATTAGGCTCAACGTTACCTCGCCTGCAACTTGACAGCGCAGGACTGACGCTCGTGAATGTATACGTTCCCCAGCGATACTCTTCGCTAGTAGCCTAGAAACCTATATTCTTTACTTTACTTAGCTTTACTAAGCAACAACGACGTTTACAGGGTGTTAAACGTTACTATGTGAGGTGATGCTAATCTTATTGTTTATAATGAAGAGAGAAACGCTCCGGTGAATTGGCCTCTGCGGGGCTAAAAATACACACTCGCCAAATTAGACTTTAGCTGAGCTGctgtagctaacgttagctaacagcTGCCAGCCTCTGTAACAGTAGCTTCTAGTTTCGGTAAGTGTCTTCCTGGAGTGCTTTAAACGAAACggttatttattgaaataataacTACGTGGAGTTCAACAGACTGTCTTTGTATTAGCCTGTTTCAGGGCCAACGCTTATTTTATATGGACTTCTACTTCTCTTTTagaggaagaaaatgtgttcttCCTAGCCCAAATGATCAGCGCCACGTTGTTATTAACGTCAAGTAAAGTTCACTAACGTGATTTGTTTTAGGCACCGGTGTTTACGACACTAAAGTTTCTTGGTTGACTTTTTATTTCGACTGCATTGACTGACTTCCAGCGAACTGACTTGTATTCAATATTTCAAATGGgaaataatttactttttacctgaccacatttatttgacagcatGGTTACTTtgcacatttatattatttctaCAACATATTAATCACTAATagtgtttatatattattataagatAAGCTTCCCAGCAGCATATGAATTCATCACATTTCacccacctttaccagctgcaacattaaagtgatgtaCACATTAATTATCCTTTTTCTGCAtaataagtacttttactttaagtgCAGTATTTATATTTTGAGGCAAATACATTTGTACTCTTGCTTGAGTACAATATTTGAATACTATTTCCATTTCTGCTTGTAATACAAAGTATGAGTAATGTACTATGTGATCCGTCAACTGATCTGAAAGCATAACACATTTTGGGGCTTGTCGTCACTCATtatttactatatattatttagtattttctcCAGTTATAGGTGTACTTCTTGTcacactttaatttattttccttaaCTTTTTAAAACCTTCAAAATACTTACTTGCATATGCATGTGAGTGATATCAGTACCTCTCTCAGGAAATATGAATGCTAATTTACATAAAATATTAACTTAGCTAACACAAAATGAATTAAGCTACTTAATATTACTCCAGTGatgaattatcttttttttttacaatgatgTGTTATACGTGTGCAATACAACAATACCCTATAATACATTGAGCACTAACttaatattgattaattaatattaaGTGTTAATTAATATACTGTCATTTTTAGTTACTGTTATTAGTATTTGGGTGTCATACATCTTATGCATAAAGTATGTGTAAGTGTAACTTGTCATATCATTTTTTCTTTAGGAACAGTTACAGCAGAAAAAAATGGCCGAGGCAGTCGCAAATGTGGTCCGGAGGATTAATGCAACCGTAGAGGAGGGGAATGATACACTGGGTAATATCCCTtcttctctcactcactcactctttctgAGTGAGTGAATAGCCCTGATTCAATATTCAGGTTAATGTTATTTCAGATTTTTACCAGCAGGTGGTGGCAGAGGCTaacatttgtcttttcaaataactttaaatCTCCAAGTGTTTTTTAATTAGAGAAGCTGCGTTTAAGCTTCATAAGCTCATAATCATCTTCTTATTCTTCTCTGCAGACCTGTCAAACTGCAAGCTCATTTCCTTCCCAGATGGTGTGTTTAAGCTCCTCAGGAGTGTCTCAGACAACATCCGCGTTATCACACTGGCTGACAATATGATGAAGACCATTTCCAGCAAACTCTTTTCAACCTTCCCTCTGCTAAGAGGTAGTGGATTGGATTCATGGACTCATTCTTGTGTTCACCTCACAAATGTTGGCGGAAGAACAGACAAGTGACCCTTCGATTTACGCCTGTCTTTAAATATGTTTCAGAACTGGACCTGCGAGGAAATGTAATCACCAAACTGCCCGAGATCGTGGGAGGAATGGAGCATTTAACATACATCAATCTGGCTAATAACAGCTTCTCCATCTTCCCTGACAAGCTGACTGAAATAGCCACACTGGAGAGGATTAATTTGGAGGGAAATGGCATCACAggtcatatatattatattatatacatatacttattAGATATTATGCTAACGCAAAGGGTTATATTTTGTTATAGGCCTTGAGTTCATGTTTActctgttttttattattttgtcccACAGAAATACCAGTGGAGAAGTTGAATGACATGCCAGCACTGAAGTGGCTGAACGTGAAGTCGAACCCTTTGGACTCAAACACTCAGTCTGCTCTGCAATCTCCCCACAATTATGAAACAGAATGCTAAAATatgtcatatattttttttacccacCACAGACTGCATGCTGTGTGCCTTCTAGCTACTTCAGTTGGATGCTTTGGTGTGCCTGAGAGATGAGGAAAAATACTTGAAGATATCAAAACGGTTTACAAGAATCAAAGAAAACCGAGGCTTTTTATTAAGGATAGCGACCTCCTTGATTAAGGTGTTCAGTTCTGCTGATGACTTCACCCTACAGCCTCATTTTTATCCTCTTTTTATGAACTACAAATAGACgaaatcaatcaattatttattcCTTTTGATTgtataaaaaagtttttttccattaaaaatGATGCTCTGGAAACTATGCAGTCTTGCATCATTATTTTTCACTGGGTGACAGTTATTCATATTCACATTAGACCAATTTTACCAAAATGTGTCCTGGTGTAAAGTTCAGCTGTACTGTTCTTTTTAAGACTGCTGCTGATGATAGTGTTCATTTTGAATAAGTCTGAGAACCATTTTATGGAATAAAGTATAATTTCTTATGTCAGAAAATAATCAAAGTCTTCTGTTTTGTCCGACCAGCAGTCCCACACACCCATAATCTGTTTACAATTATACAAAACAGTGAAAAATGTTATTTGAGAAGCTCGGACTAGTGCACGTTTGGCATTTGGGGAAAATTAAATAGTTATTAAATAGCACCAAAAGAAATGTTGATGAACTAATTGGTGAATTGTTTTAACCCAAGTTGTATTAGTGCGTTTTTGGTGTTCACATTCACAACCATAAAAAACTAACTTTGGACACTGATCCGAGTTTGGCCAACCATTTGGTTGAATAGGATGAGAAACGTCTTGACTTCATCACttatcattattttgagatatgcAAAATACTCTGAAAGTATCTTATCACTAGTTTTATGCTGGAGGCACCACAGAGATTTAGTCTGGTTAGAGAGAAAGTACAGAGAAAACACTGATTAGGCTCTTAAACCCCATCTGCAGGTGACAGAGACTGATCCACAGTATTAAATGGTTCGCTCAGGCTTTTCAAGAATTCTTTAAATAGCAACAGTGCAGTCTGGATCCCCATAAGCTGATGTTTGGGTTCACTGTGTTGAGCCTTCGTGATAAATCAACCACAGACGGGCGAGAAGAGGTCGCATTGTGATAATTTCtacgtgtgtaaatgtgtgtaaatacttaAAAATTAGACGAGAAATATTTTGTTCAGAGGCAGGCTTAGTGCGTGACTCCTTTTGGGTCCAGGCTGTGAGCTCGTATTGTGCACCAAGCTGCTCTCTGACTCTTTGTTTTAATCCTCTATAAACCAGAGGAAAACTACAGTGTTTACATTTTTGGGTTAGTGTGGTTTTAACAATGCTTGCAGCTGGAGGCTTTTCTTTCAGTAAtttagattgtgtgtgtgtgtgttctagtttacaaatgtatgtatgtataaatgtatataccaCCGTTAAGTAACATGGCATGCTCCATAAGAAGCCATTAATTACCCTAGAAAATCAACCATGTCTATAACAAATATGcattgagagagaaaaacacattacttattttgtacatgtttcTATAAATAGGCCCATAATGTTGTTATCAAATAGTCACGGTGAAACTCCAGAAGCAAGAAGTCACAAAGAGGGCACGCCACCTAATCCTGCCCTGTTAATTGGATCACAGCTAACGGCAGTCAGCTCCATCTGTTTGTGTCTGCGTAGAGCTCTCAAGAGCCACAGCTTCCGCACGCAAACAAGGTAAAGAAAACTTCACATCCAGGCCGCAGAATGCAGCTGGCAGCCATGGAGAAGTGGGCATGAAGAGGGATTAGCTGTTTGTCACTATACTCTGAAGCAATTCTTGCTTCTCCCAGATGGTTGTTCATGCTCGTTAGCTACAGGTGACACAAATAGGGAATGTGATCAAGAACTCAGTAACCACACAGGAACATGCAGCTCTGTTTTTTGGCCTtttacacttcctgttgtcaCATGCGTGCAGTTGTCAGGTGGCTTAAGCAGTGCGCATGCCTGCTCCCTCCGTCTCACCGCCGGTCAGTCAGGAGCGTCTTAGTGCTCCTGTATTAGACCACAGTGGGAGAGCTCCAGAGCAACAGCAGACATGAGCGTTACCATCGAGGAGAGGGGCAGGCCCAACACCAATGAGTACAGGGTGTTTTTCAGTAAGTACGTTGTGTGTTGTGGAGAGTTGTACTGTAATAGTTGCCTGTTAACTTGGCGCTATGACTTCATTAATAGCTGCATTGACGAGTAATCGTCAAGCTTTTCGAGGGGATCTCACACTTTCTAGTTCCTCATGgtgatgcatttttaaaagagTTCAAATTTGCCTTCCTCCTTTTAATAGAAAACTCTGAGGGCAAATACATCTCCCCGTTCCATGACATACCCATCTACGCAAACGAATCAGAGGTGAGAGGTGTCACACTTATTGCTCAAGAGTATTTTTCACTTTGGGGAGATTGAAAAGCTTGTTGCTGGGTCTGTACTGTAACCATGTTcataaaaatgcattatttgtCGTTTTGAAAAACGTACTTATGTGCTCCAGGTGACCAAAATGACCCCGGGCCTTGTTGCCGTTTTGGCTTGAGGAACGTGTAGACAGACCAATCAGATGGAGTCAATTTGTCTGCAGTGGTGGACAGGTGCTTTTCCCTGGGCCACCTGGGATCCATAGTGAAGGCACACATTGGTGTCGTATAATCACTCTATTAGGcatttattgtgtttctgttataaaataaaaaatatataaataattattgtaCAAAATGTACTGCTCCTGCCCCTTCATGTCAGGGTTACATTGGTGGTTATTTATCTATGGAACATTCACTTTTTTCATTCCACTATATCCACAGGTAATGAATGGATACGGTGCGTTTAagcacacactgttccttttagCGTTCCTTTCAGCGTCCGTCCAAGTTTGGGATTTGTATGGATATATTGCAGCAAAGCATTCGGCTGTCTTTTCAGTCTTCAAACACTGTAACGTAGGTTTTAGTGAAATGAGTTgcatatacatgtatttattttggttaaTCTTACAGAATATCTTTCATGCCGTTGTGGAGGTTCCAAGATGGACAAATGCAAAGATGGaggtatatataatataaatgtattcaaatacTTGCAAATGATGTATTATATTGATGCATATTCCCTCCTAATATACAGTTTATAGATtgaaaatattgtaaaataagACAAATCCGATCTTTTGTCATAGGCATATTTTGCAATTGTCTGTACTTGTTGCAATGCACGTACAATGCAGAGGTACCTTGAATCTCTGAATTTCATACACAATGATGACGTAGTGATGTTTTTATCATTACACTGTCAAATAATGTGTAGCGTATAATGTTTTAgttcatgttgatttatttacttttttgtgtttatgttccagtaaattatcattattaataatacatgtcaCCACAATGTGAGTCAGTGCTTCCTTCTATTTTTAGTAAGTTGATGCAACTGTGTTTCGGCCGTCTGTTTATCAGATTGCCACCAAAGATCCTCTCAATCCACTGAAACAAGATATGAAGAAGGGGAATCTCCGTTATGTAGCCAATGTGTTTCCTCACAAAGGCTACATCTGGAATTATGGAGCTATTCCACAGGTAATTCCTAATAGCAATACTTAGACAACAGGAAACCAGACGGTGTCTCTGCTCCATCAAACACAAGGTTTCTCCTTTCACAGACATGGGAAGACCCCAACCACAAGGACAGCGACACAGGTTGCTGTGGAGACAATGATCCTATTGACATATGTGACATAGGAAATAAGGTATTACTCTGACTGGGGGCTCGGAAGAGACAGATATAAGTTCAGCTGTTTGCAGCTTTTTCAAATATGCCTTCGATTCTCAGGTGTGCTCTCAAGGGGAAATAATCAAAGTGAAGGTGTTGGGAACTCTGGCTTTGATCGATGAGGGTGAAACAGACTGGAAGGTCATTGTGATCAATACTGAGGACCCGGAAGCCGCCGACTTTAACGGTACGAATAAACCTTCAACAGGCGAAGAAGAAAACCTGCCATCAGTTACACAAACTATTCTGGATTTGAGAGTTCACCTTCTTTTTTCTGAATTGTTGCAGATATTGATGATGTAAGACGACTTAAGCCCGGATACCTGGAGGCCACTGTTGATTGGTTCAAAAGATACAAAGTCCCAGATGGGAAACCTGAAAACCAGTTTGCTTTCAACGCAGAGTTCAAGGACAGGGTACACCTTTTTAACTTGTACTCGCTGTAGTTAAAGAAATGTTGGGACATGTTCTTACACTTTATAGATCTAACAGTGTTCGTATCTGTAACTTGGCAGTTTGTTTTCAAATTAATAAACCACTaagaaattaaaacaattcatattaaagtaataaaatattttcagagaaaaaatgtgatggaaaatatatatatatatatattttttcccagGACTTTgccattaaaacaataaagagcACCAACGAATTTTGGAAGGCACTGATTTCTAAGAAGACCAATGCTGGCGAGTTGAATTGGTGAGGACTTACTTATAGgctaaattatgtttttgtgtgctgTTAGTGATATTTCATGCCATAACATCCATGAGATAATTATCAAGCACTGCAGGAAAGTTGACAGAGAAGTTGACGCTGAGGAGAAGATCTTGAATCGACTAAAATAGAGTTCTGTTCAACAACATCAGTTATTGGTCAGCTCTCACTGCAGATGAAATAGTGACAGTATGAATACATGCCTTTCTGAAGTTGTCCCTGTTGTTTCATCTCTTTCTTGACTCAGCATGAACACCAGTGTCTCAGATAGTCCGTTCTGCTGCTCTGTCGAGGACGCAGACGCTGTGGTGAAGTCTGtaagtctgtcttcattttCAAATGCATGTAACCCTCCATTCCTTCGACTAGAGTTGACACACATAAAAGTGTGCACACAAAGCCCTCAGACGTGTATTCCTCATGAAAACATAACACTGATAACTCTTACAGGCATGTGCACTCGGAGCCCAAGATCCAATTCCAAGTTCAGGTGGGTGTACATGTAATTGTCTTATTGTAGCtactctgtttttttctcaaggaaattgaataaatgcatgattttgttttttctcagtCGACACGTGGTTCTACTATGAGATGTAAGAGGGAAAATCCTGGCCTGAAAACGTCATTCACTTCTTCCTCCCGTCATCTGATTTCAACACATCAGAGCAGTTCATGAACTGGATGGATTGGATTTAATATTTCATGTCTCATTTACTCGCCTGCTTGTTGTGTGATTGTGACactatatattacatttaagatttTAGATAGTTAGCTATATTTTCAGGCTTGACAAATCATTACAATAAACTACACTAAACCCCACGGTATTGGATATTgtgttgattttttaaattattgctGCTACTACATATTGTAATCATCACATGAACTTGAGTTTACCCCCAGCATATGGATCTAAAGTCAATAATAGTACCCTATTGGAAATAATTGGGAATCTTTGAATTAAGACAAATAACCCGTTTCTGTGCAGCACTACTGCCTATATGGGCAATTCCAATAACTACAGAGCAACTTAACAGTACAAACAACTGGTTATTAAGGATTTGGCTGTAAATGGATATGCCTTGTGGTGCAGGCTGCAATTAAACATTACGCTTCAATGAGCACTAGAGGCCTTCACAGTGGGGTTAGTGTTGTTATACAGTAGGAGAAAAACATGATTTGTTTTCCTGCTGATATCAAACCTGCTGTGATTGATCATGATGAGCTGTTTTATCTATTTGTTCTAAATgtgctttagttttttttaacctaatTAACTACCATAATTAATCAAGAACATTATAATCATATGAATCTAATGAAGAAATTCATTATTTGCAGTCCTATAGAAAATAGTACCATCTCAAACAGTAAAATCCTGCTTTTacattaatgaataataatctAACGTTAATGATCTAAGTTCACCAGTCACAGGGGGCACTTTTAGGCATTGAGTACTTTACTTTTAATACCTTAAGATTGTTCTCATTATACTTAAATAACAACTTTAATGCAGGACTTAACAGCATGATATTAGTACTTATATTTAAGTAAATAATCTGAATACAATTCCCTCATAGGCCAACTGGTTGACTTCATAATGACAAGCCAACCAGTTGCTGTGCTGGGCCTCTCCACCATAAGGCTTGGATCAGAGATGTTCTTCATTTGAGTAAAtcagaaaatattaaatacacactgcGTGGGTTACATATTACAAAGTATGGCAACCCATCTGTGGTTCTGGCTGTTGGTTATCTTTCTGCTTTCCCCCCCTTTCTTTTAATCCTGCTCCTTTAATTATCCAATAATTATCTGTAGTACCATGACATCTTTCTATGTATTTGTCTTGTTTGTCCCTGCTGTTTTGTTGAAGCTACAGTTGTCAACACCAACATAACGAGTTTTGAAGCAGAGAAATAAGCTGCTGTTCAGCAACAAGTGTGAAGAGGGCGCTAATGCGTCAAACTGCCTCCCAAACGTAAAACTCTAACACACGAAGAAGAACTCTGATTGACTGTTTCCAAGGAGACCACCAACACTCCTGTCTGCGCTGCTGCTGAGGGGCAAGTACGCTCACGTTAAAGTTAGAAAAGatgtaaatacaataaaaacggATATGGGGTTTGCGCCCAATCTGCACACGTTGTCCTGAGACACATCACATCCGACTCTAGAAAGTACCCACGGTTTAACGTtaagctaacatgctaatgctaactagcttttaaaaaaaaaagaaaagcggcGTCTAACGTTATGTTAGCTAAATACCAACAGACACGTCCCTACaattgattttgtgtttttgatccGTTTTAACATGACACTGTTGTAACTGTCACTCAACAATATAGCGGAAAGCAGCGTTGTTACATCagagtgcagcgcagctaacgttagctgcctTTAACGATCATCACGGATACAGGTGTTTGGAGGCGCGAGCTCAGTTTGATCCAAACGATCTGTGACGTTTGGTGAACATTTCATTTAACGCAGTCGTGCGGTGACATGTCGCATGTATCGAGACCAGGATATAATAAAACGACACCAGTGTGACGTAATGTGAACCAATGACAGACACGTTGACGCTCTTAAAGCACAGGTTGAACACATGTAAGTTGGGTAACAGTTCCATTAAGTGTCTCCGTTAGCCGAGGCAGAAAGGCAGCATGGCCCCCAGGATCCTGAAACCAGCTCACCTCACTGGATTGCAGTCGTTTTTTAATGCTTTCAATTACACCCGTGATGTTCCTGCCGAAATGTCTGCTGTGCAAGAAGTCTGTTGTTCTGGAAATAAACACAAGAACTGGTCACTACTATGACCAGTTCTTGTGTAAGCTACCCACTTATATGGCACATTTGGTTCTCGTTAAGTTGATGGGTGTTTCATTTATATACAGCATGAGCAGaagcaacaaaatgaataaatgcaatGTCGAGACAAGCATTTCTATTTTTCTGGCAACCCAGAGCAGTGTTGTGTGAAAGTAATCTTGTTAACGTCTTTCTTTGTTTCAGTCAAAGAACGTCAAGATGTCCTTTTTGTTCGACTGGATCTACAGGGGGTTGAGCAGTGTTTTACAGTTCTTAGGTAAGTGCAGAGGTGGAACATGAACAGAGGGAGCAATACCACCAGTTCTTTATCAACTGTTGCTCACTTTGAGGAACGGTACATTTTGGTGTGACattattgacatgttgacagtATTGAAAACGTAGTCATAAACGAAGGCATCAGTGTGTCAATCTATATACCATAGAGCCTTTGTTCTGAAATGTAGTCAAGCCATGGAGGTCATCAATGCTCGAGTGAATGTTATGTTCCTCTTCGGGGACTAAGCAGGACCTGGGTTTCTCGTTTTTGATACACTTGTGAAATATATTTTCCAGGTCTGTACAAAAAGTCTGGGAAGCTGGTTTTCCTGGGCCTGGACAATGCTGGTAAAACAACGCTCCTACACATGTTGAAAGATGACCGACTTGGTCAACATGTGCCAACACTGCATCCAAGTGAGGAGAGATTGAGACGCTGGTGTAGTGGGCCATTCCAAGTTGATATAAGTTTTACTACGATTTCCAGCTTAGTTGTTCTCACTGTGCAGCCCAAAACTCACTAGTAATAAAtcatttattctctttttcttctcaaagcATCTGAAGAGCTCTCGATTGGTGGGATGACATTTACTACATTTGACCTGGGGGGACATGTACAAGGTGAGATCTTTCTCCACTTTTGCGAATAATGAATATATAGAAATAGTTGTCTGTAGACCTGTAGATTGACATAGTGCCACCTTAAAACTACATGGAGGTGTCGTACATTATTAGGCCGTCATACATTTTGTGATAAAAGAACATCAATTGCAGGTCATAGAGGGTTGGCACTTGAATCAGTAATAATTGCCTTCACCATCAGTCATTTTTACTGAAACATTATGGAGAAGTTGACCAATCACAGTTCTCTGGGCTGCCACATGGTGTCTCTGTGGCCCCTGACATGTAACCGCATTTTAAATCAGCACAGATGGAACCACTGAGCCCACCACATggaaatcacattttaatggcAATGTAAAGGCAGGTCGTGCCTGTGTATCGAGGTTGTGCACGTGTTGCTGAAACTGCTACCCAATTAGATTGACATTTCTTAATCTCACGGTGAAACGGAAATTCCTGCATTAAAAGCTGAGAAGAACATTGCTGCGAGGACAAACTATGCACacactgttttctctctgtggaCAGCTCGAAGGGTGTG includes:
- the lrrc20 gene encoding leucine-rich repeat-containing protein 20; the encoded protein is MAEAVANVVRRINATVEEGNDTLDLSNCKLISFPDGVFKLLRSVSDNIRVITLADNMMKTISSKLFSTFPLLRELDLRGNVITKLPEIVGGMEHLTYINLANNSFSIFPDKLTEIATLERINLEGNGITEIPVEKLNDMPALKWLNVKSNPLDSNTQSALQSPHNYETEC
- the ppa1a gene encoding inorganic pyrophosphatase 2, mitochondrial; amino-acid sequence: MSVTIEERGRPNTNEYRVFFKNSEGKYISPFHDIPIYANESENIFHAVVEVPRWTNAKMEIATKDPLNPLKQDMKKGNLRYVANVFPHKGYIWNYGAIPQTWEDPNHKDSDTGCCGDNDPIDICDIGNKVCSQGEIIKVKVLGTLALIDEGETDWKVIVINTEDPEAADFNDIDDVRRLKPGYLEATVDWFKRYKVPDGKPENQFAFNAEFKDRDFAIKTIKSTNEFWKALISKKTNAGELNCMNTSVSDSPFCCSVEDADAVVKSACALGAQDPIPSSVDTWFYYEM